In Oreochromis aureus strain Israel breed Guangdong linkage group 20, ZZ_aureus, whole genome shotgun sequence, the following are encoded in one genomic region:
- the rab5if gene encoding uncharacterized protein RAB5IF encodes MTSISKRKEESHLVNGGVKQSTWSKAFSSNAVWEEKDEFLDVIYWLRQIIAIILGVIWGVAPLKGFLGIAIFCIINAGVLYVYFSSFQQIDEEEYGGTWELTKEGFMTSFALFLVVWIIFYTALHFD; translated from the exons ATGACGAGCATTTCAAAGCGGAAAGAAGAAAGTCATCTAGTGAATGGAGGTGTAAAGCAGTCCACATGGAGCAAAGCCTTCAGCAGTAACGCTGTTTGGGAAGAGAAG GATGAGTTCTTAGATGTGATTTATTGGCTCCGACAAATTATTGCAATTATCCTTGGTGTGATATGGGGCGTAGCACCACTAAAAGGATTTCTGGGAATAGCCAT ATTCTGCATTATCAATGCTGGCGTCCTGTATGTATACTTCAGCAGCTTTCAGCAGATCGATGAGGAAGAGTATGGAGGCACGTGGGAACTCACCAAAGAAGGCTTCATGACATCTTTTGCCCTGTTTCTG GTGGTGTGGATAATCTTTTACACAGCTCTACATTTTGACTGA
- the dhx35 gene encoding probable ATP-dependent RNA helicase DHX35: protein MAAPLSTMKFWKPGSEAPGISEERELNSETTGSPIIFNPHTALSIEKQRQKLPVFKHRNNILYLVESFQTVIIVGETGCGKTTQIPQYLLEAGWAAEGKVIGVTQPRRVAAISVANRVAEERGALLGHEVGYTIRFDDCSDPHATRIKFLTDGMLVREMMSDPLLKKYSVLMLDEAHERTLYTDIAIGLLKKIQKKRRDLRLIVASATLDAKKFHDFFNLNESGDPSKDTCGILTVEGRSYPVDIFYTVSPVPDYVKATVETVLKIHETEDDGDVLAFLTGQEEVEKVVSLLQDQARTLSRYGMKKHLRILPMYSGLPYADQMKVFERVPSSVRKVVVATNIAETSITINGIVFVIDCAFVKLRAYNPRTAIESLVVTPISKASASQRAGRAGRNRPGKCFRLYTEEDFEKLPASTVPEMQRSNLAPVILQLKALGIDNVLRFSFLSAPPAQTMVQALELLYALGGLDHYGRLTDPMGVRMAEFPLSPMFAKMLLESGNFGCSKEIVTIAAMMQIQNIFVVPPNQKKAAAREHRKFAVAEGDHLTMLNVYEAFIKHQKSSQWCQEHFLNYKGLLRAVTVREQLRRLMNKFKVPRTSSEGDPDVILKCIVSGFFANAARIHHSGSYRTLRDDRELHIHPNSVLYGEKPPKWVVFNEVVQTSKYYMRDVTAVESSWLVELAPHFYKQAKHGSLASKRSRVL from the exons ATGGCGGCTCCCCTCTCCACGATGAAATTTTGGAAGCCGG GCTCTGAGGCACCGGGGATCTCAGAGGAGCGGGAGCTGAACTCAGAGACCACCGGCTCCCCAATCATCTTCAACCCCCACACCGCACTCTCCATAGAGAAGCAGCGACAGAAACTCCCCGTTTTTAAG CACAGAAACAACATCTTGTACTTGGTTGAGAGCTTCCAGACTGTAATCATAGTTGGTGAGACTGGATGTGGGAAGACGACACAGATACCTCAG TACCTGCTGGAGGCTGGCTGGGCAGCGGAGGGGAAGGTGATTGGAGTGACACAGCCTCGACGTGTGGCTGCTATCTCT GTAGCTAACCGTGTGGCAGAGGAGAGAGGGGCCCTGCTGGGCCATGAGGTGGGCTACACTATTAGATTCGATGACTGCTCTGATCCCCACGCTACAAGGATCAAG TTTCTAACAGATGGCATGCTGGTGCGAGAGATGATGTCTGATCCTCTTCTGAAAAAGTACAG TGTGTTGATGCTAGACGAGGCGCATGAGAGGACCCTCTATACAGACATAGCGATTGGTCTGCTAAAGAAG ATTCAGAAGAAGCGACGAGACCTGAGGCTGATTGTGGCCTCTGCCACTCTTGATGCCAAG AAATTCCATGACTTCTTCAACCTGAATGAGTCCGGCGATCCGAGCAAGGACACCTGTGGAATTCTGACAGTAGAGGGACGCTCTTATCCAGTGGATATCTTCTACACCGTCAG tccTGTCCCTGATTATGTGAAAGCTACGGTGGAGACTGTGCTAAAGATTCACGAGACTGAGGATGATGGAGACGTCCTGGCTTTTCTCACTGGGCAG gaggaggtggagaaggtggtgtccctgctgcaggatcaggccaggactctgtcACGGTACGGCATGAAGAAGCACCTGAGAATTTTGCCCATGTATTCTGGTCTTCCTTACGCCGATCAGATGAAGGTCTTTGAGCGGGTGCCCTCTTCTGTTCGCAAG GTTGTGGTGGCCACTAATATAGCTGAGACCTCCATCACTATAAATGGAATCGTATTTGTCATTGACTGTGCGTTTGTGAAGCTGCGAGCCTATAATCCTCGCACTGCCATTGAATCGCTGGTGGTCACGCCCATCTCCAAGGCTTCAGCCAGTCAGAGGGCGGGGAGAGCTGGACGCAACCGACCTGGGAAATGCTTTCGACTGTACACGG AGGAGGACTTTGAGAAACTGCCTGCTTCTACTGTGCCAGAGATGCAGCGCTCCAATTTGGCCCCTGTCATCCTGCAGCTCAAAGCGTTGGGCATCGACAACGTGCTGCGGTTCAGCTTTCTCTCT GCTCCTCCAGCTCAGACTATGGTTCAGGCACTGGAGCTTCTCTACGCTCTAGGAG GTTTGGATCATTACGGCCGTTTGACTGATCCCATGGGTGTGCGGATGGCAGAGTTTCCCCTCAGCCCCATGTTTGCTAAGATGCTCCTAGAGTCGGGAAACTTTGGGTGCTCCAAAGAGATTGTTACCATAGCAGCAATGATGCAGATTCAGAATATATTTGTCGTGCCacccaatcagaagaaagctgct GCCCGTGAGCACAGGAAATTTGCAGTTGCAGAAGGAGACCACCTCACCATGCTGAATGTGTATGAAGCATTCATTAAG CACCAGAAGAGCTCCCAGTGGTGTCAGGAGCATTTTCTCAACTACAAGGGTCTGCTGCGAGCTGTGACCGTACGAGAGCAGCTCCGGCGCCTCATGAACAAGTTTAAAGTGCCGCGGACCTCCAGTGAAG GTGATCCAGATGTGATCTTGAAGTGCATTGTCTCTGGATTTTTTGCTAATGCAGCTCGCATTCACCATTCTGGTTCCTACCG GACTTTACGAGATGATCGTGAGCTTCACATCCACCCAAACTCTGTGCTGTACGGAGAGAAACCTCCAAAGTG GGTTGTCTTCAATGAAGTGGTGCAGACATCAAAATACTACATGCGTGATGTGACTGCTGTTGAGTCCTCTTGGCTGGTTGAGTTGGCCCCTCACTTTTACAAGCAAGCCAAG CATGGCTCGCTGGCCAGCAAAAGATCCAGGGTCCTCTAA